In Methylocystis sp. ATCC 49242, the genomic stretch CCTGCAAATTTTTCACACGCCTACTTTTGCGAGCTCGCTTTACCGACCGCTTCAGCCAACCCGAGCTAGCCGCAACATGGGCCCAGCGGCACCATCATACAGACACTGCCGGTTCGCATAGCCGCGCCCCATTCCGCAATCAGCTCCTTATAGGCCTGACCTACCGCTCGCGGTTTGCGATCGAGGTCGCAGAGCCCCAGCAAGTTAATCCGCCCGTTGTCCTCCCGGAGCGCGGTGTCCCAATCGATCTGGTCTGTTAGAGAGTACCAGGTGAACCCTAAAATCGGCACCCCGCTGCTGCGAACATGTAGGACATTCGCCCATTCCTTATAAAGCCAGCGAACCGCTTCGTAGCCTTTTGGACCTTCTTCGAAGTTGGTCTCTGTGTGCATGACCGGAATTTGGTACCGCCAGTAATATTCGCTGGTGATCTCGTTGTAGCCGAAGATTTCTCCTGAGAAGGTAGCTTTTCCGTCTGCTGCTACGTAATGCTCGTTGGCGCCATAATAGTCATTTCCCATGATACAATGTCGCTTTAGACCCTGGCGCATGAAAAAATCATATTCGGCCTCGGTCATACCATTGTCCATGAGGAACCGGTAAATTTCGGCGCTGACGGAGTGAGCGTAATTCAGGTCGAGCGAAAGAAAACGTCTTTCGTTTAAGAGGTGCGCTCTTTGTGCCGCCTTTGGGCTGCTGGGGTGAAAATACTCCGAAGATTCGCTTTGTATGAAGATTGCGTCCGGCCGTATCGTCAGAATTGCTTTCATGGCAAGCACATTGGCTTTGACGATGTGCTTGATCGCCGTCACAAATGCTTTGTCGGTGTGGAGTTCCTCGTTCCACCATCCATAGGCAGCCGAGAACGTCGCGCAGACGAACATTTCGTTGATTGGCGTGAACAGCTGCACCCAGGGAAAACGCTGAGCGAACGCCTTGGCATAGCTTGCAAACAATTCGGGAAAATCAGGATTCTGGAAGTCGCCAATCCAGTCCGGGACCCCAAAATGACATAGATCCGCTATCGGGATCAGCCCGCGCTTGTTGAGTTCAGCGAAGGCAAGGTCTGCGAACTCCCAATCAAACCGGTCGGGCCCTAGAAATGCTTTGTAGAGAGGCGGCCCGTAGCGCAGGGCGCCTACGCCTAGTTCCTGGGCCAAGGCGAAATCCTCGCGCCAAAGCTCGTAATGCCGGCAGGAGGCCATTTCATCGACGCGCTTGCGACCGTTGTTAACGGTCGGGCTACTATTCTCGATTCCGGTGGCGAATAAGAACTGTGGCACGGCAGGGTCCATGGAGCCTTGGCCAACGCTTATCTATGAAGCTCTCAGGGGAAGGGAAGCGATCGACTCTACCTTGCTGATCTCCGATGAGGCTTTCGGCCGTCTACTCAACAGGAGTTTGGCCGGGCGGAACCTTCGTAGAAATAGGTGAATATCCGAGGGCCTTGCGCATATTGCAGGCGAAGCCTTCCAAGCTCAAACCCTGCGGCCTGGAGGAGCTCGTCCACCTTGCGATCGAGATGACAGCCTCCCGAGACGCAACGCCAGAGGGGCGTCAGTCTGCGTTGCCAGCGCGCCACTTGACCATCCGGCGCAAGCCCGTGCTCGATATAGAAGAGTTTGCCTTGCGGTTTTAAGACCCGCCTGATTTCCCTGAGCGCGGCGAGAGGGTCGGGCACGGAGCAGAGCGTCCAGGTCATCACCACGCTGTCCATGGTTCTGTCAGCAAATGGCAGAGTCGCCGCAGAGCCCTGGACCAGCCAAGCTGAAACCCCCGCCTCCTTGGCGCGCTTACGCGCCATTGCAAGCAATCGCGGCGATGGGTCTAATCCAATGACAGTCTCAACTTGCGCGCCATATTTTGTGAAATTCAGACCTGAGCCGACGCCGATTTCAAGGACACGTCCGTAGGCCTGGCCGGCGACTGTCAGGCGGTAATCGTCGAGCTGGCTCTGGCGCATGGCCAAATCCAGCAGCGTCGGGAGCACATTACGTTCGTAAAAGTTCACGATAGCCTCGGCTTACTCGACATAAGACGCCATATCGTAAGCTCAAGACAGAATTCGGGTGCGGCGCGCTTTTAGGCGCCGCACCCTGGGGATTTATTGGTTCTTACCACCGTTATAGAGATAAAGATGGCTTTTCGGGTGTTGGAACTCGGGCAAGTCGAGGAAGGCGCGAATAACATTGAGATGAAGCAGCGCTTCGTGCTCGTTTCCGGCTTTGCAAAGGTCCACGGCCTCATGCAAATGAACTCGCATTGACATCACCGCCGCCGTTATGTGCTCGTGACTGCCAATTCCTTTTGCCATAGAACTCGGCTTGCTGCCAGGCACAAGCTTGAGCGCCCCCCAGTCGCTCTTCGTCTTCTCGATCTCCGCGTTACAGTCCGCGGCCGCGGTCCCGGCGGTGGCGGCGATGATTGCCGCCGTAAACAGGATAGTCCTCATCCGTAAGCGCCCCTGTTCAAGCCTAGCGATTATTGACTAGGTTACGCATGGAAACCTAACATCCGGCGCAGCGGGAACAAGCCCAATTGTAAGGCGCCAAGTAGCCTGACGTTCAGATCCAGCGGCATCTGGCGCGCCTAAGGATTGCAACCGCACTGGGCGCTTCAAGCTTCGACTATGCCTATCGCTGGGCGCGTAGTCCCTCTCGGCATGATGAAGCCGCCGCACCTGCGAGCGTAACGCTTATCGTTTTCGCGTTTTCGCCGAGAAGACCCCGCCCTTGGGCATCGTTGTGGCGCACGCCATGAGCGTCATTATTCTCGCCTACGGCATTCTTGGTGGTCATTTGGCCTCAGGTGCTGCCTATTTTCTAAGGGTAAAGGGGACCCTTTGACGTCGGCGATGGCAATTTGACGCTGGTCTCGAAGTCAACCAAGCGAGCGCGACGATCGCAGTCCAAGGGCTGCAGTCACTAACGTCACCGTAACCAGGGCGTCGGCTGCGCGGAGCGTGTGTCTCCCGTCGATATTCGCGGTCGCCACAAAGGGCCTTCAGGCGCCGATGACCTTGCAGCGCAAAAGCCTAAATCTCGAGAGGCGATCCAGCATTTTAAAATTGTCCAGCTCAAAACCTAACAAGCAAGATCACCGCAATCTATGAAAGTAAAGAAGCATCAAACCGATCGCGATCAGCCCCAGCGTCACGATCCAATTCGTTCTCGGCTGCTTTAACTCGGCCCCGCACTCCGGGCATGTACGCCCCGGCCCGCAGATTTCTGATTTGCATTGAGGACATTTGGCTGTTTGCATGCTTGCTCCGGGCTCCGAAAGATCATGGCGGCATGAGGCCCAAATCCGTACCGGCGACTTCCCGTCCACAGTGTTTCGTGGTGGCGCCCTTGTATCAAACACTCGCGCGGCTGCCATTCTGATATTACCATTCAGGTCCGGCACGCCTACACAAATGTAGAGGCGTCTCTCTTTCTTGCGAGGCATTGGCCGTCAAGCCGCATGGCCCGCGAGCATGGGCTTTCGCTTTTTTTCGTCGGGGCATACTTAAATCCCATATCTCCGGCCCGCTGGTAAGGGACCCGCAAGGCGAAATCTCATAAAGCAATGTGCGGGCGCCAAGCGGCAGTTCAGAAAAGCCAAAGCATGTTCCACTGTGCACGTGATTTGCGCCAACACTCGACAGTTCCGATAGCCACAAAACGAGGGCTGGGCGCTGCGCTGCCTCTCGACAAGCTAGCGGCGGCCTCGAAGGCGCCAATCGACCGGGAAAATACATGGGAGCGCTTTTTGGGCCGGCACAACAGCTGGCGCCATCACAAAAGCTCGGGGCGTTTTCGCCTCATTTTCCGCGCGGCAAGCGCCTTGGGACTGGGACTGGCGTTGACGGGTCCAGGTTTCGGCCAAATGCCAGCCGCGGAGCACAAATCACACCATCCCTCTGGCCTGAATATCCCTGGTCAGACGAGGCCGGGCGCCTCGCAACCGGTTAGCCCAGGGACGACCGCCGGGAGCGGCGACGGCATGGGCGACATGATGCGGGAGATGAGGGCGCCGCCGCCAAAAGAATTATATCCGTCTCTGATGGAGCTTCCGTCGAGCCTACCGTCCGTCAAACGGGACGAGCTTAAGCAACGGGCTCTTGATCGGATGACGGCAGGGCGGAAACTTCTGTCCGACGGAATAGAGGCGCTATCGCGATCGGCGGCAGGCGACGATGTCCCCGGTATTGAGCAGGCGACCGCGCGCCTGCGGCAAGGGCTGGCGCAGTTTGAGAGCGGGCTTGCGGTCCACCAAGCTTTGGTCGGGGGCAAACCACCCCGCAGTATCGCGCTCGAGTGGTTCCGGCGTGAGATGAGGATGGAGACGCCGGGCCTTGCGGAGGCGCCACGCGGCGTGTTCGGGCTCTCATGGTTCCATTATGTCACGATCTTCATCTTGCTGACTTTCGCAACCACGATGGTCTGGATGTGGATCCGGAGGATGAATCGGGCGGAAGCATTAGCGGCGAATTTGACCTCCGCCAAACAGGCGGTTCCCGCGACGCCAATCCGCCAGGAGACCGAGGCGCCAGGCGGGACCGAGACGCTGGCCGCCGAACAACAGACACCGGGGGGCGCAACAGCTTCAACAGCTTACAAGGTCGTAGCGCCGGCCGCGCTTCCGGCCGGCCGATGGTCAGGGCAACTTCGCGTCGCGCAGATTTTCCAGGAGACGATCGAAGTTCGCACCTTCCGCCTGATGCACCCAGCCGGAGGCGATCTGCCCTTTGTTTTCCAGCCAGGCCAGTTCTTGACTGTCTCGGTGACGATCGAGGGGAGGGAATTAAGGCGGTCGTATTCAATTTCCTCATCGCCCTGTTGTCGTGGCTGGTGTGAGATTACGGTAAAGCACGCGCCGCACGGTTCGGTTTCCGGATTCCTTCACGAGCAGATCAAGGCGAACGATCTGATCGGAGCTTCGGGCCCCTATGGGAAATTCAGCTTCCGCGGCACAGAATCGCCCAGCATCGTGCTCATCGCGGGCGGGGTGGGGATAACGCCATTGATGAGCGCCCTGCGCTATCTGACCGACCAGAGCTGGTCGGGAGGTGTTTTCCTGATCTATGCCTGCGCGACGCTAAAGGACATTATCTTCCGTGAAGAGTTGGAGTACCTGGTCCGGCGCCATCCGAACTTACACGTTTCGTTCGTGCTTAGTAACGAGACTTCGGCGAACTGGACTGGACCGCGCGGATACATCACTAAAGAACTTCTCCTCCAGACAGTCCCTGATCTAGGCTCTCGGCGTGTGCATCTGTGCGGGCCCCTGCCCATGATGCAGGCGGTGACGCACATCCTGGGCGAGATCGGGGTCCCCTCCGACCAGGTGAAAACCGAAACCTTCCTCGGCCCGGAGCTAACGCCCCCGCCTCATACCGGCGGGCCGGTCTCCGCTCCGCCGGCGCCGGGGCTGGCAGTTCCCGTGTGTTCATTCGTGCGGTCGGGAAAAACCGCGCCCTTGCCCGCGGACAAGACCGTGCTGGAAGCGTCAGAAGACGTCGGCGTTAACATCGAATATTCCTGCCGCCAAGGCTACTGCGGAGTTTGTAAGACGAAACTGTTGTCTGGCCAGGTCGCCATGGCGGTCGAAGACGGCTTGAGTCTGGAGGACAAGGCCGCTCAGCTCATTCTGGCCTGCCAGGCCAAAGCGGCGACGGATATTGCAGTCGAGGCGTAGCCATGCAGGAACGCGAGCGCGTCGTTATCACCTGTCTTGTCCTCCTCATTCTGATCCTGGCGCTTGGATTCTTCGTGCATCGCTCCCCGCGATTTGCAGGCTCGCTTTCGGGCGGCGTGCTGGGAGTGTCCGGCGCGCTGCTCATGGCGAGCGGGCTTGTCTATGCGCTGATCAAACGGGTCGGTCCCCTCAAGAATGCCGTTGAGCGAAAATTTCCCCTGCGAACCTTGCTGTCCTGGCATATCTACACAGGAATTATCGGAGCGATCCTGGCGCTTCTACACACCGGGCATAAGTTTCAAAGTACGCTCGGCATCCTGTTGACCGGCGCTATGCTGATTGTGGTCTTCACCGGCTATGTTGGGCGCTATCTATTCAATCAGGTTGCGCAGGAAATTTTCGAAAAGAGGGTGATGCTTTCAAAACTACAAATCCGTTACGACGCCCTTGCGCTGGATCTTCGGCGTGGCGCCGAACCAAACTCGGCTTTTCCGGGCGGAAACGTGTGGGCGCGCCTCGTCGCTGGTCTGCTCCTTCCGAGCTCGGTCGTCGCGGGTGGAAGCGTAAACGCGGCGCAAGCTTTTGATTTGGCGGAGGCGATGGCCGATGTTGAGTACTCGATCAAGATGCACGACGCTTTTAAGGCCGCGCTCAACTGGTGGCTGAAACTGCACATCGGCTTTTCGACTGCATTTTACGCCCTGCTGGGCATTCATATTTGGTCAGGCCTGTATTATGGGCTGAGGTGGTTCCATCCATGAGCAAATGGCTCTTGATGGCGATCGTGCTTGGTCTCGCTCTGGCGGCGAGCGCCCTGGGCGTCTTTCGCGTGCACGTGACGGCCAGCGCCTCGCGCTTGCAGGATTTTGTCAGCCCCGGCAAGCTGTCGGCGGCTCATGCGTTCCTTGAGAGTGACTGCTCAGCGTGTCACACGCCGCTTCATGGGATTGAAGCCGCCAAGTGCATAGCATGTCATGCCAACAATGAGACGCTTCTCCAACGGCAACCGACGGCGTTTCATTCTAGCATCGACCAATGCAGCGCCGGATGCCACCTTGAACATCAGGGCGCGGGTATGCGTCCAACCGCGATGAACCATGCGGCGCTCGCCTGGATTGGGTTAGGGGAGACGGACGCATCTGCGCCGCAGCGGTTGTTGAATTGCGCGACGTGCCACGCCACCAAAGACCGCCACGTCGGCTTATTTAGCTCCGATTGCAGTCTCTGCCATGGAACCGAGCGGTGGACAATCACCGGATATGTCCATCCCTCGCCTCGATCGAGCGATTGCGCGCAATGTCACCAGGCTCCGCCAAGTCACTATATGGAGCATTTTCGCATGGTTTCAGAGAAGGTAGCAGGAATGGAACATGCGCAAGTGAATCAATGTTTCCTCTGCCACCAAACGACGGCGTGGAACGATATCAAGAGGGTTGGATGGTACAAGCATCATTAGGGAGTGGGTGGCGCAGCTGGACTGGGCAATGGCGCCGCCGTTTTGGCGGCGTGCTCACAGCCTGTTGAGAGAGATCAACCAACGTAAAGCGGGAGGACTTAATATGACCATCAGGAAAACCATGCAGGCGACGGCGGTTCTTGCCTTCGTCAGCGTCGCAGCTGGCTTGACCCCTGTGCTTGCCGAGGAGAAAGGTCAAGGCATGATGGAGCAAGATCATATGGGCGGAATGATGGGACAGCGGCGCGGCAAGATGAACGGGATGGCCGACAAGGAACGGCAGGAGCATGTGAAGAAGATGGATAAGCAAATGCAAGATCTAAATCATCACATGAAGATGATGGAGGGCGTTAAGAACCCGGATGAAATGATGACCGAGATGAAAAAACACATGCAGATGATGACCAACATGATGGACGAAATGCTACGTCAGCAAGAGCAAACGATGGGTAGCCCGGGAGGGATGGAGGACCATTAATAAACTTTGTTTTACCAAGCGAATGTCGTTTCAAAACAGCGCTATGCGGACGTGCTCCACGCTCGAAAGGCGTCTGGCGAGAGCTGCCGGCGACCACATCGGCCGCCGTTCAGCTTCGCGTCAATATCTTTATCAAATGCGCCCTTACGCCGGCAGCTGCTTCTCATTTTTTAAAGCATGCAAGCAGAGCAAAACCCGCCGACCTGGCGCTCGTCAGAGATCCATTCCTGGCGGGAAGGGCGTGTTCGGTTAAGCGACGCGGCGGACCTCCGCCCACCATTTCCACAGCACGTAGATTGCCGGATAGATCAACAACTCCAGGAGGAAACTCGTGACCACGCCGCCGACCATCGGCGCCGCGATTCGTTTCATGACGTCCGATCCCGCGCCGCCGCCCCACATGATTGGCAACAAACCCATGAGGATGGCGAGGACGGTCATCATTTTTGGGCGCACGCGCTGGACCGCGCCCTCCATCACCGAGGCTTCCAGATCATCGAGGCTGTTCATCCGGCCCTCACGCTTCCAGCGATCATAGGCGACGTCGAGATAAAGCAGCATCACCATGCCGGTTTCCGCATCAACGCCCGCAAGTGCGATGATGCCCACCCAGACGGCGACGCTAAGGTTGTAGCCAAGCGCCCACAGCAACAGAAACGCGCCCACGAGGGAGAAGGGGACCGCCGACATGACGATAAGCACCTTGGGCAGCGAGCGGGCGTTTAAGTACAAGAGGACCGCGATGAGAAACAACGTAATCGGGATGACGTATTTCAGCATCTCTCCGGCGCGTTGCATGCCTTCGAAGGATCCGCTCCACTCGAGCCGATAACCGGGGGGCAGCTTCACCATTTCGGCGACAGCCTTTCTCGCGTCATCCAGGTAACTGCCGGTGTCTCGCCCCTCGATGTCGACATAGACGTAGCCAACGAGCTGGGCTGCTTCGCTTTTGATCAGAGTGGGGCCATCAACAAACTGTATGTCGGCGAGCTCCTCCAACGGCACCTGCGCGTCGGTAGGAGTAGCGACAAGCACGCGGCGAAGCTTGTTGAGGTCATCGCGCAACTCACGCCCGTAGCGAACGTTCACAGGGAAACGTTGCCGCCCTTCGATGGTCTGCGTCAAATTTGAACCGCCGACCGCCGCAACGATGACATCCTGCACGTCCGCCACCGAGAGGCCGTAGCGCGCAATTGCAGCACGATTAATGTCAAAGTCCAAATAGTAACCCTGCGCCACGCGCTCAGCAAAAGCGCTGCGCGTTCCTGGCACCGATTTAACCGCCGCTTCGACTTCGGTCAGGATGCGGCCGATCTCGGTGAGCTTTGGCCCATAGACCTTGACGCCAATGGGCGTTCGTATGCCGGTCGACAGCATGTCGATCCGCGCCTTGATCGGCATCGTCCAGCTGTTGGAGAAACCTGGCACGCTCGCCTTCATCGCCGCATTCATCTCGGCAATTAGTTTCTCTGGAGTCATCCCGGCCCGCCACTGATCCGCCGGCTTCAGGTTGATGACCGTCTCGACCATCTCCAGCGGCGCAGGGTCGGTTGCGCTGTTGGAACGACCCGCCTTGGCGAACACGCTTGCCACTTCCGGGAAGCTCATCAGGATCTTGTCCTGCTCCTGGATGGTTTGCTTCATGGTCTGGATCGACGAGCCCGGCAGCGTCGCAGGCATGAAGAGGAGCGACTCTTCCCATAGCGGCGGCATAAACTCACGTCCGAGGGTAGCGTAGATCGGGACGATCGAGGCGATCGCAAGCAGCGCCACAACCACCATTCCATAGCGGAATTTGAGCGCTATCCGCGCGACCGGGCGATAGAGCCATATCAGCAGCCGGTTGACCGGATTTGATTCCTCCGCCGGCACTCGGCCGCGGATTAATAGGGTCATCAGGAACGGCGTGACCGTGATCGACAGCATCGCCGCGAAAAACATGCTGAAGGATTTGGTATAGGCGAGCGGCTTGAACATTCGCCCTTCCTGATCCTGAAGGGCGAAGACTGGCAGGAAGCTGACAGTGATGATCAGCAACGAGAAAAACAGCGACGGGCCAACCTCTCGACCCGCCGCAATGATGACTTCGAGGCGAGGCAGGCGCTCGGCGGGGGGCTTGGCCTCCTCGCGTTCAATATGTTTATGAGCATTCTCGATCATCACAATGGCGGCGTCGACCATGGCGCCGATCGCGATGGCGATGCCGCCGAGGCTCATGATGTTGCTCGTGAGGCCGATCCATTGCATGGCCACCAAAGCCATTAACACCGCGAGCGGCAGCGTGATGATGGCGACAAGCGCGCTGCGCACATGAAATAGAAAGACCAAGCAGACAAGGCTGACGATGGCGCTCTCCTCTAGCAGCCTATCGCGGAGCGTCTTGACCGAATGCGTGATGAGTTCGGATCGGTCGTAGGTTATGACAAGTTCAACGCCTTCCGGCAGAGAAGGCTGGACGGTGGTCGTGATCGCCTCTTTGACGCGGTTCAACACGCCGTAGACGCTCTCGCCAAAGCGAACGACGACGATCCCGCCAGCGACATCGCCCATCCCGTTGAGGTCGGCGACGCCACGACGGATATCAGGACCGATCTGGACGAAACCGATGTCGCGAACGAGAATGGGCGTGCCATCGGACTGCGCCCCGACAGCGATGTTTTCAATGTCACTGGGCGTCTGAATATAGCCTCTGCCGCGGACCATATATTCGCGGCCGGTGAACTCAAGCACGCGCCCGCCGACCTCCTGGTTGCTGCGGCGGACTTGGTCGACGACCTTATTGATAGGGATCTTGTAGGCGAGGAGCTTGTCGGGGTCGACCGTGACTTGATATTGCTTAACGAGACCGCCGATCGGCGCGACCTCGGCGACGCCGGGAACGGCGCGCAGCTGATATTGGACCTGCCAGTCCTGCAGCGTGCGCAGGTCAGCGAGCGAATGTTTGCCAGTTTTGTCGATAAGCGCATATTCCAGCGCCCAACCGACGCCGGTCGCGTCGGGGCCGAGCTTGGGCGAAACCCCCTGCGGCAGCTTGCCCGCCATGCCGCTGAGATATTCGAGCACGCGGGTGCGCGCCCAATAGAGATCCGTGCCATCTTCGAAGATCACATAGACCAGCGACTCGCCATAAAAGCTGCTGGCGCGGACGGCTTTGACATGCGACGTCGACAACAACTGCGTCACGATGGGGTAGGTGATCTGGTCCTCGATGATGTTCGGACTCCTGTCCTCCCATTGCGTGGCGACGATCACCTGCACGTCGGAAACGTCCGGCAGCGCGTCAAGCGGCGTCTTGACGATCGCCCATAGCCCAGCCCCCAGAATCGCGAGCGCCATCAGGAGAATCAGGAAGGCGTTGCGGGCGCTGAATTCGATTATGCGGGCAATCATCGCTGACCCCTGGAGTCTGGCTGCGGATAACCTTCTCGAGCGGATCAGTGGCCCATTGTCGAGTGGTCGGGCGCTGGCGGCGCGGCATTGCCGCTCCCAGGCGGTTCGGGCGGCTTGGGCGCATTTTGCTCGCCGCCTCCGCCATGCTGCATCCCGGCCATGCTCCCGCCGCCCGCTCGTAGCCGGCTTTCCGAGTCGATGAGGAAATTCGCCGAGGTGACGATTTCCTCCCCCGCGCTTAGTCCTCCGAGGACCTGGAAGCTGCCGTCAAAGGCGAGCGGACTAATTTTCACCTCGACCGGCACGAAACGATCGGCGGACACAACCTTGAAAGCGATGTCGCGCTCTCCCGTGCGGATAATTGCCGACGACGCGACGGTTAGGCCGACGCCCATTTCATGAGAAATCAGCACATTGGCAAACATGCCGGGTTTGATGACGCCGTCGGGGTTGTTGAGTTCGATGCGAACCTGAACGGTGCGCGCCGCTTCTTCGACGACCGGCTCGATGAAAACGACCTTTCCGTCGAAAGGTCTATTTGCCAGCGAAGGGAATGTCACTTTGGC encodes the following:
- a CDS encoding family 1 glycosylhydrolase, whose product is MDPAVPQFLFATGIENSSPTVNNGRKRVDEMASCRHYELWREDFALAQELGVGALRYGPPLYKAFLGPDRFDWEFADLAFAELNKRGLIPIADLCHFGVPDWIGDFQNPDFPELFASYAKAFAQRFPWVQLFTPINEMFVCATFSAAYGWWNEELHTDKAFVTAIKHIVKANVLAMKAILTIRPDAIFIQSESSEYFHPSSPKAAQRAHLLNERRFLSLDLNYAHSVSAEIYRFLMDNGMTEAEYDFFMRQGLKRHCIMGNDYYGANEHYVAADGKATFSGEIFGYNEITSEYYWRYQIPVMHTETNFEEGPKGYEAVRWLYKEWANVLHVRSSGVPILGFTWYSLTDQIDWDTALREDNGRINLLGLCDLDRKPRAVGQAYKELIAEWGAAMRTGSVCMMVPLGPCCG
- a CDS encoding class I SAM-dependent methyltransferase, with translation MNFYERNVLPTLLDLAMRQSQLDDYRLTVAGQAYGRVLEIGVGSGLNFTKYGAQVETVIGLDPSPRLLAMARKRAKEAGVSAWLVQGSAATLPFADRTMDSVVMTWTLCSVPDPLAALREIRRVLKPQGKLFYIEHGLAPDGQVARWQRRLTPLWRCVSGGCHLDRKVDELLQAAGFELGRLRLQYAQGPRIFTYFYEGSARPNSC
- a CDS encoding 2Fe-2S iron-sulfur cluster-binding protein; the encoded protein is MGDMMREMRAPPPKELYPSLMELPSSLPSVKRDELKQRALDRMTAGRKLLSDGIEALSRSAAGDDVPGIEQATARLRQGLAQFESGLAVHQALVGGKPPRSIALEWFRREMRMETPGLAEAPRGVFGLSWFHYVTIFILLTFATTMVWMWIRRMNRAEALAANLTSAKQAVPATPIRQETEAPGGTETLAAEQQTPGGATASTAYKVVAPAALPAGRWSGQLRVAQIFQETIEVRTFRLMHPAGGDLPFVFQPGQFLTVSVTIEGRELRRSYSISSSPCCRGWCEITVKHAPHGSVSGFLHEQIKANDLIGASGPYGKFSFRGTESPSIVLIAGGVGITPLMSALRYLTDQSWSGGVFLIYACATLKDIIFREELEYLVRRHPNLHVSFVLSNETSANWTGPRGYITKELLLQTVPDLGSRRVHLCGPLPMMQAVTHILGEIGVPSDQVKTETFLGPELTPPPHTGGPVSAPPAPGLAVPVCSFVRSGKTAPLPADKTVLEASEDVGVNIEYSCRQGYCGVCKTKLLSGQVAMAVEDGLSLEDKAAQLILACQAKAATDIAVEA
- a CDS encoding DUF4175 domain-containing protein, with product MAQLDWAMAPPFWRRAHSLLREINQRKAGGLNMTIRKTMQATAVLAFVSVAAGLTPVLAEEKGQGMMEQDHMGGMMGQRRGKMNGMADKERQEHVKKMDKQMQDLNHHMKMMEGVKNPDEMMTEMKKHMQMMTNMMDEMLRQQEQTMGSPGGMEDH
- a CDS encoding efflux RND transporter permease subunit, encoding MIARIIEFSARNAFLILLMALAILGAGLWAIVKTPLDALPDVSDVQVIVATQWEDRSPNIIEDQITYPIVTQLLSTSHVKAVRASSFYGESLVYVIFEDGTDLYWARTRVLEYLSGMAGKLPQGVSPKLGPDATGVGWALEYALIDKTGKHSLADLRTLQDWQVQYQLRAVPGVAEVAPIGGLVKQYQVTVDPDKLLAYKIPINKVVDQVRRSNQEVGGRVLEFTGREYMVRGRGYIQTPSDIENIAVGAQSDGTPILVRDIGFVQIGPDIRRGVADLNGMGDVAGGIVVVRFGESVYGVLNRVKEAITTTVQPSLPEGVELVITYDRSELITHSVKTLRDRLLEESAIVSLVCLVFLFHVRSALVAIITLPLAVLMALVAMQWIGLTSNIMSLGGIAIAIGAMVDAAIVMIENAHKHIEREEAKPPAERLPRLEVIIAAGREVGPSLFFSLLIITVSFLPVFALQDQEGRMFKPLAYTKSFSMFFAAMLSITVTPFLMTLLIRGRVPAEESNPVNRLLIWLYRPVARIALKFRYGMVVVALLAIASIVPIYATLGREFMPPLWEESLLFMPATLPGSSIQTMKQTIQEQDKILMSFPEVASVFAKAGRSNSATDPAPLEMVETVINLKPADQWRAGMTPEKLIAEMNAAMKASVPGFSNSWTMPIKARIDMLSTGIRTPIGVKVYGPKLTEIGRILTEVEAAVKSVPGTRSAFAERVAQGYYLDFDINRAAIARYGLSVADVQDVIVAAVGGSNLTQTIEGRQRFPVNVRYGRELRDDLNKLRRVLVATPTDAQVPLEELADIQFVDGPTLIKSEAAQLVGYVYVDIEGRDTGSYLDDARKAVAEMVKLPPGYRLEWSGSFEGMQRAGEMLKYVIPITLFLIAVLLYLNARSLPKVLIVMSAVPFSLVGAFLLLWALGYNLSVAVWVGIIALAGVDAETGMVMLLYLDVAYDRWKREGRMNSLDDLEASVMEGAVQRVRPKMMTVLAILMGLLPIMWGGGAGSDVMKRIAAPMVGGVVTSFLLELLIYPAIYVLWKWWAEVRRVA